GGCAGGTAGAAATCGACACCCTTTTCCGGAATCTCGATGCCGCTGGCGTCCTTGCCCGTGCCGTAGAAACTCTCGCTGGAAGGGTCGGCAACCTCGGCGCCGTCAATGAACACCCGGTAGTAATGGAACCCCGGGACCTGCGGGTCGGTCGTCGCGGTCCAAAAACCGTCGTCGCCTTTCTGCGCGGGATAGCGCTTGGGCGTAAAGAAGCCGAATTCGACTTTCTGGGCGTCGGGCGCTTTGATTCGGAAGGTGACGCGGAAATCACCGTCGATCTTCGGATACTCTTGGCCGCGAATGTTAGTCGAGGCAGGAACGGCGTCGGCGGGCTTCGCAGTGCCTGACTGTTCCGCGGCTGCGGCGAAGACAAGAGGAAGCAGCGCGGCGAACGACTTGGTGTTCATCGGTGGACCTTACGATTTCGTTGGATGAGATTTCGACCAGCGAAGCGCCCGGGGCACGGGAGCGCCGGCGCCATTAGTCTCAACAGCGCCGCGTGATTATGGCGCGCCTATGATGTGTTGTCAAAGCAACCCGTGCGGCGCGTCGGAGTGACGCACACTTGACGCCGACTTGGCGATGATCGTGAAGCGGTTGCCGGTGCTGCCGGCGGACGCCAAGGCGGCAATCCTAGTGGTTACCATGACCCTGTTTCCGATCGAGACTCCGGAGTTGGTGTCCGAGCGATAAGGTCACGGCGCGCGAACAATGGAGCATCAATTGCCAATCGGTTTCTGCGGCTTCACGCAGAATTGACAATTCACACCGTCGGCTTGCAGTCGGTGCCGTCCGTCACTAAATTAGAGGAGTCCGGAACACGTCTGTCCGCCGCGCCGGCATCGGCAGCTTGTCGATGTCAGTGCCCAAGAGGTGCTCAGTAAGTTTTGTCTGATGTACCCGCTCTGCTTAGCGCCGGCGAATCTCGTCGCGTTTGATGAGATCGAGAAACGGTTAAACCGATTCGAGCGGATCGTCGATGGTATCAGCACCGCCGGGGCTCCTGCGAATAGACGCTCGGCGCCGGACTTGTCAGCCAATGAGAATTGGAGCAGTACCCGTAAGCACCGCCAAAAATCGTTCTGACCTTTTCACTCTCCTGGAGCGGGATCTCGCAGTGTAGCTCTACGCGCGGATTTCGGAACCGGCCGCTGGCACCAGGGCGCCATTGACCGGTAAGTGCGAAAGAATAAGAAGATGGATTTGCACCTCTTCGGCCGGCTTGGCGGCTGGCGGCGGGTATGGACCAGCGGCGGCCGCCATCATTCGGGTACGTCGGCGATGCGCCAGCGACGTTTGACGCTGGAGTCATTGGAATCGCGGACGTTGCTCTCGGCCGCGACGATCAACTGGGCGACTCAGTTGCAGGCCATTGCCGGTTTCGGCTCGTCCAGCGCCTGGAATAATCTGGGGTCTCTGGACAGCTCGCAGCAACAGTTGTTGTGGTCGACGACTAACGGGGCCGGCCTGTCGATCCTCCGCAGCAAAATCCTCTCGGACACCAGCTCCAGCAGTTGGGAAATCGACTCGATGCAGAAGGCCCAGGCGATGGGCGTGACGATCTTCAGCACGCCGTGGGGCCCACCCGCCGCGTGGAAGAGCAACGGTAACGTCGCCGACATCGTCAACGGCGTCGCCACCGGCGGCTACTTGCTTTCGGCCGATTATCAAAACTACGCGAACTGGTTGGCGCAGTACGTCATCAACATGCACAACGACGGAATCACGGTCTACGCGGTCTCGATGCAGAACGAGCCCGACTGGCAAGCCAGTTACGAGTCGTGCCTCTGGACCGCGCAGCAGTTTCACGACGTGCTCTCGATCCTCCACGACACGCTGGCCAGCGACGCCGCGACCTATCCTTATTTGGCAAACGTCAAGATCATTCTGCCCGAGGAGACCCACTGGGACTCATTGAACTTGGTCAGCCAGGTGATGAGTGACCCGACGGAGTCGAACTACGCGAACCTCATTTATGCCGATCACACGTACGGCGATTACAGCAACAACAACCCGATCACCGGCTTGAACGGGCACCAGATCTGGGAGACCGAACATACCGGCACGGACCCGAGTCAGGGCATTCAAGCGGGACTGGACGAGGCGACGAGCATCTACCATGTCGTTGCCCAAAACCAGGCCAGCGCCTATGTCCATTGGTGGACCAACGCGGGGGGCGGTGCCGGCCTGCTCGGCGGGAATTGGCAATCGACGAAGCTCTTCTCGGCGATGGAGAACTACTCGAAGTTCATTCGGCCCGGCTGGGTACAGGTGGGCGAGAGTGACGACGGCGGGCTGGACATCAGCGCCTATAAGAATCCCGCCACGGGCGACTTCGCCACCGTGCTGGTGAACACCTCGTCGTCGGCGATCACGGAAACGATCAATCTCAATGGGGCCTACTCGCCCGAGCTGACTCCCTGGGTGACGTCGGCCACGTTGGACGTGGCCCAGCAGCAGTCGATTCCCACGACGGGCAACGGCGGCAGCTACACGTACACGATCCCCGCGAAGAGCATCGTGACGCTCACCGGCAACGCGACAACGACGCCCGTGAGCGAAAAGCCGGTCGGACTGCTGGCCTCGGCGGCGACGACCAGCTCGATTACGCTGTCGTGGACGAACAATCTCATCGGCGCCGCCGGCTATACGGTGCAGCGCTCGACGAACGGCACGACGTGGACCACGCTCAGCAGCTCGCTTTCATCGAGCACGTTCACTTACACCGACTCAGGGCTGCCGGTCAACGCGCCCTTCTACTATCGCGTCCAGGCCAACAACGGCACGCTTGACTCGAACATCGTCGCGGCGATGACGCAGCCGCCGGCGCCGACTAACCTGACGGCGAGCTACAACGCGTCGAACCAGAACGTGACGTTGAACTGGACGAAAAACGGTTTGTCGACCACGGACTACGCGGTCGACGTTTCCACCGACGGCGGCGTCACGTGGACCATCCAAACCGCCGGCATTTCTTCGGGTTCGGGATCGGCGAGTTACACGGACACCTCGGCCCCGGAACTGACCACGCTGCAGTACCGCGTCCGCGCGGTCTACGGGTCGAATTCGTCGGCGCCGACCAGCGTGGCGACTGTGACGACGACGGTCTTGAAGGCGCCGACGGGTTTGAGCGTCACGGCCAGCGGCAGCTCGGCGGTCCTCATGTGGACCGACGGCACGACCACCAATTCGACCGTATCGGTCGAGCGTTCAATGGACGGCACGAACTGGACCGTCATCGCCTCGGTCAACCACGGCGTCCAAACCTATACCAATTCGCCGGTTACGGAAGGTGGGACGTACTATTACCGCATCCGCAACTACGATAGCGCGGCCATGCCGCCGACTTACTCGGCATACAACACCGCTGCGGCAATCACGATACCGCCGGCCGCGCCGACGCACGTGGAAGTGGTGTTTTCCCCGTTGCCCACGCTGATGGCCAGGGTGCTTTGGGTCAACAATTCGACCAGCGACACCGATTACGAGGTTGACCGCAGCGGCAACGGCGGCAGCACCTGGACGACGCTTAATAACGCGCTGCCCGCCAACAGCACGAGTTACACCGACGCGACCGTGACCGGCGGCCAGACCTACGAATACCGCGTGGAGGCGCTGACCAATGCGCTGCCGTCCACGTCGGCGGCGACGCTTTCGGAGACGGCGTCGGCCCTGCCGGCGCCCTATGCGCATGGCGATATCGGCGACGCGGGCACGGTGGGATTGGCGGGCTCCGTTAGTTATGACTCCTCGACCGGCACCTATACGCTCAATGGGGCCGGGGCCGACATCTGGAACGCCGCCGACGGCTTCCAGTTCGCCTACACGACGCTGACGGGCGACGGCCAGATCAGCGCTCGCGTCACTTCGCTGAGCAACACCAACGCCTGGGCCAAGGCTGGGCTGATGTTCCGCAATGGCACTGGGGCCGACGCAGCCTTCGCCGACGTGGTGGCCACCCCCGGCAACGGCGTCAGCTTCCAATGGCGCGCCACGGCCGGCGGCACGCCCGGCTACGCCCAGGTCACCGGAATCACTGCCCCGGTCTGGCTGCGGTTGATCCGGGTCGGCAACCAGTTCAGCGCGTATTACTCGCCTGACAACGTGACTTGGACGCAGATCGGCGGGAGCATCTCGATCGCGATGGGAACGACCGCCTATCGGGGCATGGTCGCCTGCTCACACAGCAGCAGCCAGTTGGCTGCCGCCACGTTCACCAACGCTGCGTTGACGGGCACCGGCAATCAAGCGCCCACGGTGGCGACGGCAGCCGCGGCCAGCCAGTTGCCGCCGCCGAATGCAGCAACCGCGAACTTGAGCGTGCTGGGCGCTGACGATGCCGGCGAGGGGAACCTCATTTACTCCTGGGCCACGAGCGGCATACCGCCGGGCGCCGTGGTTTTCAGCGGCAACGGGCAAAACGCCAGCAAGAACACCGTCGCCACGTTCAGCGCGTTCGGAAGCTACTCCTTCGTGGTCACGATCGCCGACCAGTTCGGGATCTCGACGACCAGTTTTGTCAATCTGACGGTGAACCAGGCAGTCAGCAGCATCGTTATCAGCCCCAGCGGCGTGACGCTCGCTCCCAACAACCAGAGGCAGTTCACGGCCACGGCCTACGACCAGTTCGGCGCCGTGTTTCCGACCCAGCCAAGCTTCGTTTGGTCCAGCTCCAGCAGCAACCTCGGTTCCATCAACGCCGCATCGGGACTTTACTCCGCCAACAATTTGCAAGGCATCACCACGGTCACCGCCACCGCCGGTACCGTGAGCGGCTCGTCCACAGTGAACGTGACGACGCTCCCCGCGCCGTTGGCATGGTATGCGATGGATGCCGCGTCTGGTTCGACCGTGGCCGACTCCTCCGGGCACGGCTACAACGGGACCGCCATTGGCAGCTACAGTTGGACGGCCGGCGAGACCTCCAACGCGCTGGCGCTTGGCGGCGGTTACGCCACGCTGCCCGGCGCTTTCGCCACGTCGCTCCAATCGATCACCAACTTCACGATCGGCGGCTGGGTCAGGCTGACCAGCATCGGCAATTGGGCTCGCCTGTTCGACTTCGGCACGGGAACCAACGACTATATGTATTTGGCCCCCGCGGATGGCAACGGCTATGTCCGCTTCGCGATCACGACCGGCGGCGGCG
The nucleotide sequence above comes from Pirellulales bacterium. Encoded proteins:
- a CDS encoding LamG-like jellyroll fold domain-containing protein, which codes for MDLHLFGRLGGWRRVWTSGGRHHSGTSAMRQRRLTLESLESRTLLSAATINWATQLQAIAGFGSSSAWNNLGSLDSSQQQLLWSTTNGAGLSILRSKILSDTSSSSWEIDSMQKAQAMGVTIFSTPWGPPAAWKSNGNVADIVNGVATGGYLLSADYQNYANWLAQYVINMHNDGITVYAVSMQNEPDWQASYESCLWTAQQFHDVLSILHDTLASDAATYPYLANVKIILPEETHWDSLNLVSQVMSDPTESNYANLIYADHTYGDYSNNNPITGLNGHQIWETEHTGTDPSQGIQAGLDEATSIYHVVAQNQASAYVHWWTNAGGGAGLLGGNWQSTKLFSAMENYSKFIRPGWVQVGESDDGGLDISAYKNPATGDFATVLVNTSSSAITETINLNGAYSPELTPWVTSATLDVAQQQSIPTTGNGGSYTYTIPAKSIVTLTGNATTTPVSEKPVGLLASAATTSSITLSWTNNLIGAAGYTVQRSTNGTTWTTLSSSLSSSTFTYTDSGLPVNAPFYYRVQANNGTLDSNIVAAMTQPPAPTNLTASYNASNQNVTLNWTKNGLSTTDYAVDVSTDGGVTWTIQTAGISSGSGSASYTDTSAPELTTLQYRVRAVYGSNSSAPTSVATVTTTVLKAPTGLSVTASGSSAVLMWTDGTTTNSTVSVERSMDGTNWTVIASVNHGVQTYTNSPVTEGGTYYYRIRNYDSAAMPPTYSAYNTAAAITIPPAAPTHVEVVFSPLPTLMARVLWVNNSTSDTDYEVDRSGNGGSTWTTLNNALPANSTSYTDATVTGGQTYEYRVEALTNALPSTSAATLSETASALPAPYAHGDIGDAGTVGLAGSVSYDSSTGTYTLNGAGADIWNAADGFQFAYTTLTGDGQISARVTSLSNTNAWAKAGLMFRNGTGADAAFADVVATPGNGVSFQWRATAGGTPGYAQVTGITAPVWLRLIRVGNQFSAYYSPDNVTWTQIGGSISIAMGTTAYRGMVACSHSSSQLAAATFTNAALTGTGNQAPTVATAAAASQLPPPNAATANLSVLGADDAGEGNLIYSWATSGIPPGAVVFSGNGQNASKNTVATFSAFGSYSFVVTIADQFGISTTSFVNLTVNQAVSSIVISPSGVTLAPNNQRQFTATAYDQFGAVFPTQPSFVWSSSSSNLGSINAASGLYSANNLQGITTVTATAGTVSGSSTVNVTTLPAPLAWYAMDAASGSTVADSSGHGYNGTAIGSYSWTAGETSNALALGGGYATLPGAFATSLQSITNFTIGGWVRLTSIGNWARLFDFGTGTNDYMYLAPADGNGYVRFAITTGGGGAEQQLTTTTALATNTWTFLAVTLSGTTGTLYIDGAAAATNSSMTLNPSSLGNTSQDYLGKSQYTGDPTLQGSLDDVRIYNVGFSATQVTQLYDSYFPPTVATPAAANPPTVTGTTSTLSALGTSSVNLPLTYTWSPIGTPLAPVTFSVNGTNAAKSTVATFSKAGMYTLGVTIVDSYGQFATSSVAENVQQTLTGLSVSPSTANITGGGSQQFTATANDQFGRPMASQPTVTWTLLSGPGSLTSGGLYTPPYASGSATVQASAGGFVQTASANYAAQAQWNAASSSSWTTGGTWTDAFTSAMLAAPGVRGLTGDTVLFASNMGPIATLDGASPTLAGITFDSATTSYTIAPGSGGKLQMNGGTSNASIRAATGSHSIAAQLSLLSNLTISAAAGSSLTISGAISGTGQSLTKTGAGTLTLSGANSFTGGTTVTGGSLVVESGASLGGSLAISGGSVVTIAASDANGNPLNAVAASNTSTAIDATPSSPQPAPTIAASRSAVATVSALTSTTASSEPPISVAVAPSSHGSSGSASIVNSNPSDSAGLVALQSSSEIVRVSDFTFPVSEESKRSSLLTSTGVSSTSDAATFLERQTAIAANGNGELLRRDAVAAAFADADVLEWAASTPTSQPSAADADISLLSDDLLAAIGRQWRS